One Deinococcus grandis DNA window includes the following coding sequences:
- a CDS encoding tetratricopeptide repeat protein: protein MNRRTMTGGLLSLMLLLAPASAQTAPATPATPSAAPAARPIPAANYVAVGGYYYEQGKYDQAYVAYRAAAELEPSNPAALLGLGRAQVKLRLYSAGITTLQKLVTLDPRNFDAQIALSQAFVQQYIGAGDRTLVAANLGAALKVLQDAEGVAQAATQSGDLLLSRVWNERGYVYKLQGDAARAIDAFKRAIALNGENAILLYNLGDMYYATGNVPLALDNLQQAVILDPRDPFNRAYYAKLLALSGNVAAAKPEAAQAARLAPKNAYAVGQYGVVSYLARDAVTARAQLTQAVALDPLRYPEFYYYLGRLSLDAGDLKVAREQFTRASALGSQNAEYAYYLGLSYERGAGAVAPDRLKARENYERALKLTPGYKDAQDALNRVR, encoded by the coding sequence GTGAATCGACGCACCATGACCGGCGGACTGCTGAGCCTCATGCTGCTGCTGGCGCCCGCCAGCGCGCAGACGGCCCCCGCCACGCCCGCCACCCCCAGCGCCGCCCCGGCCGCGCGCCCGATCCCCGCCGCGAACTACGTCGCGGTCGGCGGGTACTACTACGAGCAGGGCAAGTACGATCAGGCGTACGTCGCGTACCGCGCCGCCGCCGAACTCGAACCCAGCAACCCGGCCGCGCTGCTCGGCCTGGGGCGCGCACAGGTGAAACTGCGCCTGTACAGCGCCGGGATCACCACGCTGCAGAAACTCGTGACGCTCGACCCGCGGAACTTCGACGCGCAGATCGCGCTGTCACAGGCGTTCGTGCAGCAGTACATCGGCGCGGGCGACCGCACGCTGGTCGCCGCGAACCTCGGCGCCGCCCTGAAGGTCCTGCAGGACGCCGAGGGCGTCGCGCAGGCCGCCACGCAGAGCGGGGACCTGCTGCTCAGCCGCGTCTGGAACGAACGCGGGTACGTGTACAAACTCCAGGGCGACGCCGCGCGGGCCATCGACGCGTTCAAGCGGGCCATCGCCCTGAACGGCGAGAACGCCATCCTGCTGTACAACCTGGGTGACATGTACTACGCCACCGGGAATGTCCCGCTGGCCCTGGACAACCTGCAGCAGGCCGTGATCCTCGACCCGCGCGATCCGTTCAACCGCGCGTACTACGCCAAGCTGCTGGCCCTGAGCGGCAACGTCGCCGCCGCCAAACCCGAGGCCGCGCAGGCCGCGCGGCTGGCCCCGAAGAACGCCTACGCCGTCGGGCAGTACGGCGTCGTGAGTTACCTCGCGCGGGACGCCGTCACGGCCCGCGCGCAGCTGACGCAGGCCGTGGCCCTCGACCCGCTGCGCTACCCGGAGTTCTACTACTACCTGGGTCGCCTGTCGCTGGACGCCGGGGACCTGAAGGTCGCGCGTGAACAGTTCACCCGCGCGAGCGCCCTGGGCAGCCAGAACGCCGAGTACGCGTACTACCTGGGGCTCAGTTACGAGCGCGGGGCGGGCGCCGTCGCGCCGGACCGCCTGAAGGCCCGCGAGAACTACGAACGCGCCCTGAAACTCACCCCCGGGTACAAGGACGCGCAGGACGCACTGAACCGCGTGCGCTGA
- the coaE gene encoding dephospho-CoA kinase (Dephospho-CoA kinase (CoaE) performs the final step in coenzyme A biosynthesis.) — MTTTQRIGLTGSIGAGKSTVAQLLRARGLTVLDADEQARLVTQDPETLTLIEARFPGVVVGGRLDRAALSARVFGQPEALAALNAIVHPRVRERMAALEAQAGSRVVVQDVPLLFEGGLDAQMDAVIVVDAPLPLRVGRVMARSGLTEAEVLARDARQLPADQKRARATVVIDNDRDLPHLEAQLDRALRQLGLGG; from the coding sequence ATGACCACCACGCAGCGCATCGGCCTGACCGGGTCCATCGGAGCGGGCAAGAGTACCGTCGCGCAGCTGCTGCGCGCGCGCGGCCTGACCGTGCTGGACGCCGACGAGCAGGCGCGGCTGGTCACGCAGGACCCGGAAACCCTGACCCTGATCGAGGCCCGCTTCCCGGGGGTGGTCGTGGGGGGCCGCCTGGACCGCGCGGCCCTCTCGGCGCGGGTGTTCGGCCAGCCGGAGGCACTGGCGGCCCTGAACGCCATCGTGCACCCCCGTGTCCGCGAGCGCATGGCGGCGCTGGAGGCGCAGGCGGGCAGCCGGGTCGTCGTGCAGGACGTCCCGCTGCTGTTCGAGGGGGGCCTGGACGCCCAGATGGACGCCGTGATCGTCGTGGACGCCCCCCTGCCCCTGCGCGTGGGGCGCGTGATGGCCCGCAGCGGCCTGACCGAGGCCGAGGTCCTGGCCCGCGACGCCCGCCAGCTGCCAGCCGACCAGAAACGCGCGCGCGCCACCGTCGTCATCGACAACGACCGCGACCTCCCCCACCTCGAAGCGCAGCTGGACAGGGCGCTGCGCCAGCTGGGACTGGGTGGCTGA
- a CDS encoding CTP synthase — protein MKYIFVTGGVVSSLGKGVASASLGALLRARGYKVTAVKIDPYINIDAGTMRPYEHGECFVTASGAETDLDIGNYERFLDLDIPAGSNITTGQVYQEVIRKERAGDYLSQTVQVIPHVTDEIKRRVRAAGERAGAEIVLIEVGGTVGDIESLPFLEAIRQFKFDEGDENVLYLHLTLVPYLGTSNEFKTKPTQHSVAELRSVGISPDIVMVRSKEKLPPEITRKIAAFTSVRENRVFSSFDVSHVYEVPLALEEQGLGKTVEDILGLERIHPNLGVWQNAVKTIKQPAREVTIAIAGKYTAMPDAYLSLMESLTHAGIANDAKVNIQWVNAEDLADPSVTDADVRARLDGADGILVPGGFGIRGIEGKIRAAQYARESGTPYLGICLGMQIAVIEYARHKAGLDGANSAEFDEYAPHKVIDLMPEQLEVAGMGGTMRLGDWPMDLQAGTKIAELYGVPQGGTVRERHRHRFEVNPAYTQQLKDAGLVISGVTPGVEGRGAGLVETIEIPGHPYFVALQAHPEFKSRPMRPSPPFAGLIKAALDAQQA, from the coding sequence ATGAAATACATCTTCGTTACAGGCGGCGTCGTCAGCAGCCTCGGTAAAGGCGTGGCCAGCGCGTCCCTCGGGGCACTCCTGCGCGCGCGCGGGTACAAGGTCACGGCCGTCAAGATCGACCCGTACATCAACATCGACGCGGGCACCATGCGCCCCTACGAGCACGGCGAGTGCTTCGTCACTGCCTCAGGCGCCGAGACCGACCTCGACATCGGCAACTACGAACGCTTCCTGGACCTGGACATCCCGGCGGGCAGCAACATCACGACCGGGCAGGTGTACCAGGAGGTCATCCGCAAGGAACGCGCCGGGGACTACCTCTCGCAGACCGTGCAGGTCATCCCGCACGTCACGGACGAGATCAAACGCCGCGTGCGCGCCGCCGGGGAACGCGCCGGGGCGGAGATCGTCCTGATCGAGGTGGGCGGCACCGTGGGCGACATCGAGAGCCTCCCGTTCCTCGAGGCGATCCGGCAGTTCAAGTTCGACGAGGGCGACGAGAACGTCCTGTACCTGCACCTCACGCTCGTGCCGTACCTGGGCACCAGCAACGAGTTCAAGACCAAACCCACCCAGCACTCGGTCGCGGAACTGCGCAGCGTGGGCATCAGCCCCGACATCGTCATGGTGCGCAGCAAGGAGAAACTCCCGCCCGAGATCACCCGCAAGATCGCCGCGTTCACCAGCGTCCGCGAGAACCGCGTCTTCTCCAGCTTCGACGTCTCCCACGTGTACGAGGTGCCCCTCGCGCTGGAGGAACAGGGCCTCGGCAAGACCGTCGAGGACATCCTGGGCCTCGAGCGCATCCACCCGAACCTCGGCGTGTGGCAGAACGCCGTCAAGACCATCAAGCAGCCCGCGCGTGAGGTCACGATCGCCATCGCCGGGAAGTACACCGCGATGCCCGACGCGTACCTGAGCCTCATGGAGTCCCTCACGCACGCCGGGATCGCCAACGACGCCAAGGTGAACATCCAGTGGGTGAACGCCGAGGACCTCGCCGATCCCAGCGTCACCGACGCGGACGTGAGGGCCCGCCTGGACGGCGCCGACGGCATCCTCGTGCCCGGCGGCTTCGGCATCCGCGGCATCGAGGGCAAGATCCGCGCCGCGCAGTACGCCCGCGAGAGCGGCACCCCCTACCTCGGCATCTGCCTGGGCATGCAGATCGCCGTGATCGAATACGCCCGCCACAAGGCCGGGCTGGACGGCGCCAACAGCGCCGAGTTCGACGAGTACGCCCCGCACAAGGTCATCGACCTGATGCCCGAACAGCTGGAAGTCGCCGGGATGGGCGGCACCATGCGCCTCGGCGACTGGCCCATGGACCTCCAGGCGGGCACGAAGATCGCCGAACTGTACGGCGTCCCGCAGGGCGGCACCGTCCGCGAACGCCACCGCCACCGCTTCGAGGTGAACCCCGCCTACACCCAGCAGCTCAAGGACGCCGGACTCGTCATCAGCGGCGTCACCCCCGGCGTCGAGGGACGCGGCGCGGGCCTCGTGGAAACCATCGAGATTCCCGGCCACCCGTACTTCGTGGCCCTCCAGGCCCACCCGGAATTCAAGAGCCGCCCCATGCGCCCCAGCCCCCCCTTCGCCGGACTGATCAAGGCCGCGCTGGACGCCCAGCAGGCGTAA
- a CDS encoding prepilin-type N-terminal cleavage/methylation domain-containing protein → MTDAHHTPVTAQGFTLIELLIGISLALLVLFAASSLLISSSRSASDLQIRNDLLLEQQVAANYLLAGAREAAYVYPNGTAINLPAHYSTTRPGGGSWTVGGSVPILAFIQAPERPVAGCALTTADTRRACYTFRAYYPVRRGDWTAAAPPEANPGADPGNDDRWVLAEFTQVLNAVTPPTVTGAQNLAAGGLNGAATLLLDYVQPAVPGLPALLDAVTPVPQAPGTVRVTMNLSLNRAVRGRDTTLPARPDATPATWVQRVTVAPRNVGTLAP, encoded by the coding sequence ATGACGGACGCCCACCACACCCCGGTGACCGCGCAGGGCTTCACCCTGATCGAACTGCTGATAGGCATCAGCCTGGCCCTGCTGGTCCTGTTCGCCGCGAGCAGCCTGCTGATCAGCAGCAGCCGCAGCGCCAGCGACCTGCAGATCCGCAACGACCTGCTGCTCGAACAGCAGGTCGCCGCGAACTACCTGCTCGCGGGCGCCCGCGAGGCCGCGTACGTGTACCCGAACGGCACGGCCATCAACCTGCCCGCGCACTACTCCACCACCCGCCCGGGCGGCGGCAGCTGGACGGTCGGCGGCAGCGTCCCCATCCTGGCGTTCATCCAGGCGCCCGAACGGCCCGTGGCAGGCTGCGCCCTGACCACCGCCGACACCCGCCGCGCCTGCTACACCTTCCGCGCGTACTACCCCGTCCGCCGGGGCGACTGGACGGCCGCCGCGCCCCCCGAAGCGAACCCCGGCGCCGACCCCGGCAACGACGACCGCTGGGTCCTGGCCGAATTCACGCAGGTCCTGAACGCCGTCACGCCCCCCACCGTCACGGGCGCGCAGAACCTCGCGGCGGGCGGACTGAACGGCGCGGCCACCCTGCTGCTCGACTACGTGCAGCCGGCCGTGCCGGGCCTGCCCGCGCTGCTGGACGCGGTCACGCCGGTCCCGCAGGCGCCCGGCACGGTGCGCGTCACCATGAACCTCAGCCTGAACCGCGCCGTCCGGGGCCGCGACACCACCCTGCCCGCCCGGCCAGACGCGACGCCCGCCACCTGGGTGCAGCGCGTGACCGTCGCGCCCCGCAACGTGGGCACCCTGGCGCCCTGA
- a CDS encoding type IV pilus modification PilV family protein, whose translation MRTEPPTAGLTIVEVLVGVFLLSVIAVVVLSPLTSFFGLTRKSSQQVSATQQAQQVVEAIRGDWLNVGNYDQRCATEPLPAGTTVTLHNLDLSGAEAAAVTLNPTCTGHPPDPSPARRISVQVSVNGTASTLNVDVARP comes from the coding sequence ATGCGAACTGAACCCCCCACCGCCGGACTGACCATCGTCGAGGTGCTCGTCGGCGTCTTCCTGCTGAGCGTCATCGCCGTCGTCGTCCTGAGCCCCCTGACCAGCTTCTTCGGCCTGACCCGCAAGAGCAGCCAGCAGGTCAGCGCCACCCAGCAGGCCCAGCAGGTCGTCGAGGCGATCCGCGGCGACTGGCTCAACGTGGGCAACTACGACCAGCGCTGCGCCACCGAGCCGCTCCCCGCGGGCACCACCGTCACCCTGCACAACCTCGACCTCAGCGGCGCCGAGGCCGCGGCCGTCACGCTGAACCCCACCTGCACCGGCCACCCGCCCGACCCCAGCCCCGCGCGGCGCATCAGCGTGCAGGTCAGCGTGAACGGCACCGCCAGCACCCTGAACGTGGACGTGGCCCGCCCATGA
- a CDS encoding GspH/FimT family pseudopilin, whose amino-acid sequence MTPPRTQGFTLLELLLVIAILGIIAGIFGWSLLGNLRATQLRDAATQLGADLRAARSATLKSGQSTTVTTTLNASTYTVTRGADTRTLNLPGGVQVSAQTAAAVQYRAPSGVTDGTGTIWTLRHPASGRLMQVRIIGLTGKVILNAN is encoded by the coding sequence GTGACCCCCCCGCGCACCCAGGGCTTCACGCTGCTGGAACTGCTGCTGGTGATCGCCATCCTGGGGATCATCGCGGGCATCTTCGGGTGGTCCCTGCTCGGCAACCTGCGCGCCACGCAACTGCGCGACGCCGCCACCCAGCTCGGCGCGGACCTGCGCGCCGCCCGCAGCGCCACCCTGAAAAGCGGGCAGAGCACCACCGTCACCACCACCCTGAACGCCAGCACGTACACCGTCACGCGCGGCGCCGACACCCGCACCCTCAACCTGCCCGGCGGCGTGCAGGTCAGCGCCCAGACGGCCGCCGCCGTGCAGTACCGCGCCCCCAGCGGCGTCACCGACGGCACCGGCACCATCTGGACGCTGCGCCACCCGGCCAGCGGGCGACTCATGCAGGTCAGGATCATCGGCCTGACCGGAAAGGTCATCCTGAATGCGAACTGA
- a CDS encoding DUF4900 domain-containing protein translates to MRSSERTQGATLIVSLLLVMLLLAVIMSVTAQVTLSTRRSSSDQESVLRAQLAAESGTALIQARARVMSTLLSAAQFSPADTPLVLSDLAAICGLSSMPPVAVGSDVCDLSALSGGLNEAGDARVRLLVRAVGPAAFAAAGLDGSTDAKRAAYWREMFSGAAGTSLNGAPSGATYAATYGLRPTRLTRSGVSEYRLFFSMPDAQITGAAGTTTRQVRLRAEQPGLNLVIQRPSLAPNALFTNHHFSSPEAEAAGNRITFTSRTMFSGPVHTNGQFRFIGKPWFGGAVTSAGCPAGQIQTTATGDICAVATQPGAHFDTTFTASSAMTPSPDAPTYCYGGNPDCAGNPDVAPSFPQGVTWNAPFMQLPVNGNDQTAAALTGGVLIPGNVTNLQLYRAAVTGQDSQRITYTTEAGVTVNLAVGANRKLRIQDGDGNWVPAVRAADGSIAPGSPASDFNGVVYVSGAVANLNAGPDPTVPAVAPFSGLTLAATGNINITSDLTYADPPCSGQHTRNADGSVTPATCANLNATNILGIYSSTGNVNLISPQVDPTSRLGNDPKIHAVMMAGTGAVQVSGYGTGTPMGNVNLIGGIIENYYGAFGTTSGNVQQTGYGRNFVFDPRTLAGVEPPFFPTSRTWTMALVTTPTGTTQPAHPIDLRGDTVSEAP, encoded by the coding sequence ATGCGGTCATCCGAACGAACGCAGGGCGCCACCCTGATCGTCTCCCTGCTGCTGGTCATGCTGCTCCTCGCGGTGATCATGAGCGTCACCGCGCAGGTCACCCTCTCGACCCGGCGCTCCAGCAGCGACCAGGAAAGCGTGCTGCGCGCCCAGCTGGCCGCCGAATCCGGCACCGCCCTCATCCAGGCGCGCGCGCGCGTCATGAGCACCCTGCTGAGCGCCGCGCAGTTCAGCCCCGCCGACACGCCCCTCGTCCTGAGTGACCTGGCCGCCATCTGCGGCCTGAGCAGCATGCCCCCCGTGGCCGTCGGCAGTGACGTCTGCGACCTGAGCGCCCTGAGCGGCGGCCTGAACGAGGCCGGTGACGCCCGCGTCCGCCTGCTCGTGCGGGCCGTCGGCCCCGCCGCCTTCGCCGCCGCCGGACTCGACGGCAGCACCGATGCCAAACGCGCCGCGTACTGGCGCGAGATGTTCAGCGGTGCCGCCGGCACCAGCCTGAACGGCGCCCCCAGCGGCGCCACGTACGCCGCCACGTACGGCCTGCGCCCCACCCGCCTGACCCGCAGCGGCGTCAGCGAGTACCGCCTGTTCTTCAGCATGCCCGACGCGCAGATCACCGGCGCGGCCGGCACCACCACCCGGCAGGTCCGCCTGCGCGCCGAGCAGCCCGGCCTGAACCTCGTCATCCAGCGGCCGTCGCTGGCGCCGAACGCCCTGTTCACCAACCACCACTTCTCCTCCCCCGAGGCCGAAGCGGCCGGCAACCGCATCACCTTCACCAGCCGCACCATGTTCAGCGGCCCGGTGCACACCAACGGCCAGTTCCGCTTCATCGGCAAACCCTGGTTCGGCGGGGCCGTCACGAGCGCCGGCTGCCCCGCCGGGCAGATCCAGACGACCGCCACCGGCGACATCTGCGCTGTCGCCACCCAGCCCGGCGCACACTTCGACACGACCTTCACCGCCAGTTCCGCCATGACCCCCAGCCCCGACGCGCCCACCTACTGCTACGGGGGCAACCCCGACTGCGCCGGCAACCCCGACGTGGCCCCCAGCTTCCCGCAGGGCGTCACGTGGAACGCGCCGTTCATGCAGCTGCCCGTCAACGGCAACGACCAGACGGCCGCCGCGCTGACCGGCGGCGTGCTGATCCCCGGGAACGTCACGAACCTCCAGCTGTACCGCGCGGCCGTCACCGGGCAGGACAGCCAGCGCATCACGTACACCACCGAGGCCGGCGTCACCGTGAACCTCGCCGTGGGCGCCAACCGGAAACTGCGCATTCAGGACGGTGACGGCAACTGGGTGCCCGCCGTGCGCGCCGCCGACGGCAGCATCGCCCCCGGCAGCCCCGCCTCGGACTTCAACGGCGTGGTGTACGTCAGCGGCGCCGTGGCCAACCTGAACGCCGGGCCCGACCCGACCGTCCCCGCCGTCGCGCCCTTCAGCGGCCTGACCCTGGCCGCCACCGGCAACATCAACATCACCAGCGACCTGACCTACGCCGACCCCCCCTGCAGCGGGCAGCACACCCGCAACGCCGACGGGAGCGTCACCCCCGCCACCTGCGCGAACCTGAACGCCACCAACATCCTGGGCATCTACTCCAGCACCGGCAACGTGAACCTGATCAGCCCGCAGGTGGACCCGACCTCCCGGCTGGGCAACGACCCGAAGATCCACGCGGTCATGATGGCCGGCACCGGCGCCGTGCAGGTGAGCGGCTACGGCACCGGCACCCCCATGGGCAACGTGAACCTGATCGGCGGGATCATCGAGAACTACTACGGCGCATTCGGCACGACCAGCGGCAACGTCCAGCAGACCGGGTACGGCCGCAACTTCGTGTTCGACCCGCGCACCCTGGCGGGCGTGGAACCCCCGTTCTTCCCGACGTCGCGCACGTGGACCATGGCGCTCGTCACGACACCCACCGGCACCACCCAGCCCGCCCACCCCATCGACCTGCGCGGCGACACCGTCTCGGAGGCCCCGTGA
- the recD2 gene encoding SF1B family DNA helicase RecD2, with product MSAAVPTEAFRVTGGVNKVRFRADSGFTVMTARIRNAEGEDPDATVIGVMPPLEAGDTFSADVLMEEHREYGYQYRVLNLVLEAQPADLSEAGIAAYLEARVGGVGKVLAGRIAGTFGAATFDILESDPDRLLQVPGVTASTLHKMTSSWSQQGLERRLLAGLQGLGLSITQAQRAVKHFGEAALERLTADLFTLTEVEGIGFLTADKLWQAQGGALDDPRRLTAAAVYALQQAAQQGGHSYLPRARAEKGVVHYTRVTPAQARLAVETAVELGRLSDDTPPLLDTEDALHDPSRIYLPPTLRAEKKLASLIRTLIATPPAGDEWIVPKGAAKGLSAEQAGVLDLLGEHRLVVLTGGPGTGKSTTTRAVADLAEQLGLEVGLCAPTGKAARRLGEVTGRAASTIHRLLGYGPAGFRHNHLEPAPYDLLIVDEVSMCGDGLMLSLLAAVAPGARVLLVGDTDQLPPVDAGLPLHALTQTAPTVRLTQVYRQAAENPIIRAAHGLLHGQAPAWGDPRLNLTETEPDVGARRVALLVRDMGGPTQVQVLTPMRKGPLGVEMLNHHLQSLFNPGEGGVRIGDSHARPGDIVVQTKNDYTNEVFNGTVGTVLKADGSRLTVDFDGNIVELAGAELFNLQLGYALTVHRAQGSEWRTVLGVLHEAHMPMLSRNLVYTALTRARDRFYAVGSATAWQRAAGRQREERCTALLERIRGR from the coding sequence ATGTCTGCTGCCGTTCCAACCGAGGCGTTCCGCGTGACCGGCGGCGTGAATAAAGTGCGGTTCCGCGCCGATTCGGGCTTCACGGTCATGACCGCCCGCATCCGCAACGCCGAGGGTGAGGACCCCGACGCGACCGTGATCGGCGTGATGCCGCCCCTGGAGGCCGGGGACACCTTCAGCGCCGACGTGCTCATGGAGGAGCACCGCGAGTACGGGTATCAGTACCGCGTGCTGAACCTCGTGCTGGAGGCCCAGCCCGCCGACCTGTCCGAGGCGGGCATCGCCGCGTACCTCGAAGCGCGGGTGGGCGGCGTGGGCAAGGTCCTGGCCGGGCGCATCGCGGGGACGTTCGGCGCGGCGACCTTCGACATCCTGGAGAGCGACCCGGACCGGCTGCTGCAGGTGCCGGGCGTGACGGCCAGCACGCTGCACAAGATGACGTCCAGCTGGTCGCAGCAGGGCCTGGAACGCCGCCTGCTGGCCGGGTTGCAGGGCCTGGGCCTGAGCATCACGCAGGCGCAGCGGGCCGTGAAGCACTTCGGCGAGGCCGCGCTGGAACGCCTGACCGCCGACCTGTTCACCCTGACCGAGGTCGAGGGCATCGGCTTCCTGACCGCGGACAAGCTGTGGCAGGCGCAGGGCGGCGCGCTGGACGACCCGCGCCGACTGACCGCCGCCGCCGTGTACGCGCTGCAGCAGGCGGCGCAGCAGGGCGGGCACTCCTACCTGCCGCGCGCCCGCGCGGAGAAGGGCGTGGTGCACTACACCCGCGTGACGCCCGCCCAGGCCCGGCTGGCAGTCGAGACGGCGGTGGAACTGGGTCGCCTGAGTGACGACACGCCCCCGCTGCTGGACACCGAGGACGCGCTGCACGACCCCAGCCGCATCTACCTGCCGCCTACCCTGCGCGCCGAGAAGAAACTCGCCAGCCTGATCCGCACGCTGATCGCCACGCCCCCCGCCGGGGACGAGTGGATCGTCCCGAAGGGCGCGGCGAAGGGCCTGTCCGCCGAGCAGGCCGGCGTGCTGGACCTGCTTGGGGAGCACCGGCTGGTCGTCCTGACCGGCGGGCCCGGCACCGGCAAGAGCACCACCACCCGCGCCGTCGCGGACCTCGCCGAGCAGCTGGGGCTGGAGGTCGGCCTGTGCGCCCCGACCGGCAAGGCTGCGCGCCGCCTGGGCGAGGTGACGGGCCGCGCGGCGAGCACCATTCACCGCCTGCTGGGCTACGGCCCGGCGGGTTTCCGGCACAACCACCTCGAACCCGCCCCGTACGACCTGCTGATCGTGGACGAGGTCAGCATGTGCGGCGACGGCCTGATGCTGTCGCTGCTCGCGGCGGTCGCGCCGGGCGCGCGGGTGCTGCTGGTCGGCGACACGGACCAGCTGCCGCCGGTGGACGCCGGGCTGCCCCTGCACGCCCTGACGCAGACGGCGCCCACCGTGCGCCTGACGCAGGTGTACCGGCAGGCGGCCGAGAACCCCATCATCCGCGCCGCGCACGGGCTGCTGCACGGGCAGGCCCCCGCGTGGGGCGACCCCCGATTGAACCTCACGGAGACCGAGCCCGACGTCGGCGCCCGGCGCGTGGCGCTGCTCGTGCGGGACATGGGCGGCCCCACGCAGGTGCAGGTCCTGACCCCCATGCGCAAGGGCCCGCTGGGCGTGGAGATGCTCAACCACCACCTCCAGAGCCTCTTCAACCCCGGCGAGGGCGGCGTGCGCATCGGGGACTCGCACGCGCGGCCCGGCGACATCGTCGTGCAGACGAAGAACGACTACACCAACGAGGTCTTCAACGGTACGGTCGGCACCGTCCTGAAGGCCGACGGATCGCGCCTGACCGTGGATTTCGACGGGAACATCGTGGAGCTGGCCGGGGCGGAACTGTTCAACCTGCAGCTCGGGTACGCGCTGACCGTGCACCGCGCGCAGGGCAGCGAGTGGCGCACCGTGCTGGGCGTCCTCCACGAGGCGCACATGCCGATGCTGAGCCGCAACCTCGTGTACACCGCCCTGACCCGCGCCCGCGACCGCTTCTACGCCGTGGGCTCCGCCACCGCGTGGCAGCGCGCCGCCGGGCGCCAGCGCGAGGAACGCTGCACGGCGCTGCTCGAACGCATCCGGGGCCGCTGA
- a CDS encoding exonuclease SbcCD subunit D yields MRVLHTADFHAGRSLRGFDRTPEVHDALTEIAALARTERADVVLVSGDLFDTANPSAEAEHAVFDFFLRLRDQGIPSVVIAGNHDSAARLASVTGLLGWVGVQVVAQPTANPADMIRTIETRGGERLVVGALPYLSERRLVKAADLLGGDTGAWRQKYREGMGFFLRRLGEGFTGSSVNMLMAHATMDGAVPSGSERTMQFDLTNSYTLSGLQLPPGAQYVALGHVHKPQQVSDAPPAYYPGSVIQLDFGEAGEKKQVNLIEVEAGRPARVHALPLASGRELRTLRVDLEHVESRLTQLQGFDGLLKVVVRAPAGTALPGLKDRVLNLAPNTLAVDLDAVQEDLALPELKREGLSLMELYERYHREKRGDLPDDLRAAFQEADELARTEESA; encoded by the coding sequence ATGCGCGTACTTCACACCGCTGATTTTCACGCGGGACGTTCCCTGCGCGGCTTCGACCGCACGCCAGAGGTACACGACGCCCTGACCGAGATCGCCGCGCTGGCCCGCACCGAACGGGCCGACGTGGTGCTCGTGTCCGGCGACCTCTTCGACACCGCCAACCCCAGCGCGGAGGCCGAGCACGCCGTGTTCGACTTCTTCCTGCGCCTGCGCGACCAGGGCATTCCCAGCGTCGTGATCGCCGGGAACCACGACAGCGCCGCCCGCCTCGCGTCCGTGACCGGGCTGCTGGGCTGGGTGGGCGTGCAGGTCGTCGCGCAACCCACCGCGAACCCGGCCGACATGATCCGCACCATCGAGACGCGCGGCGGCGAACGCCTCGTCGTGGGCGCGCTGCCGTACCTGTCCGAACGGCGACTCGTGAAGGCCGCCGACCTGCTGGGCGGGGATACGGGCGCGTGGCGGCAGAAGTACCGCGAGGGCATGGGCTTCTTCCTGCGCCGCCTCGGCGAGGGCTTCACGGGCAGCAGCGTGAACATGCTCATGGCCCACGCGACCATGGACGGCGCCGTGCCCAGCGGCTCGGAGCGCACCATGCAGTTCGACCTGACGAACAGCTACACCCTCTCCGGGCTGCAACTCCCGCCCGGCGCGCAGTACGTCGCGCTCGGACACGTGCACAAGCCGCAGCAGGTGTCCGACGCGCCCCCCGCGTACTACCCCGGCAGCGTCATCCAGCTCGACTTCGGCGAGGCGGGCGAGAAGAAACAGGTGAACCTGATCGAGGTGGAGGCCGGACGTCCCGCCCGCGTCCACGCCCTGCCGCTCGCCAGCGGCCGCGAACTCCGCACCCTGCGCGTGGACCTCGAACACGTCGAGAGCCGCCTCACGCAACTTCAGGGCTTCGACGGACTGCTGAAGGTCGTCGTACGCGCCCCCGCCGGGACCGCCCTGCCGGGCCTGAAGGACCGCGTGCTGAACCTCGCGCCGAACACCCTCGCGGTGGACCTCGACGCCGTGCAGGAAGACCTCGCGCTGCCGGAACTGAAACGGGAGGGCCTGAGCCTCATGGAACTCTACGAACGCTACCACCGCGAGAAACGCGGCGACCTCCCCGACGACCTCCGCGCCGCCTTCCAGGAAGCCGACGAACTCGCCCGCACCGAGGAAAGCGCATGA